In Candidatus Margulisiibacteriota bacterium, the DNA window AATGGCTATTTTGCTGTTTCAACTGGACTGTACTGTTACGGTTTGCCACTCGCGCACGGAAGATCTGGCTAATGAGGTACGGCAGGCAGATATTGTAATCGCGGCGACTGGCCAACCGGGTTTAATTACCGGCGGGATGATCAAACCCGGCGCGGTAGTGATCGATGTCGGCACCAACCGCGTGAACGGCAAATTGACCGGCGATGTGGACTTTGCGGGCGTTTCCGCAGCCGCCGGATTCCTCACTCCAGTCCCCGGCGGCGTCGGCCCCATGACCATCGCCATGCTCATGCAAAACACGCTCAACGCGTATCTGGCGCAAAAGAAATAACTTCTTAGTTTTTTACTTTCCGGTTTGATTTTTTTTAGTTGGTGGCAGAAATCCCCATTGTTTTTGAGGCGATTCTTTTTCCGGCGCAAAAAATTTATTTATAACCTCAACTACCGAGCTGATTTTCTGATCTTGAGAATGTTGATGCCGAATAATGACGGCTATTTTTCTTTGTAAATTTTTATGTGTAATAATAGCTTTGCGTAACTTTACGAAAATCCGCATAATTTGAATATTCACGCTTACTGCCCTTGCGCTATTAAGCACGCTGGATAACATTAGAATTCCATGTTCTGTAAATGCGTACGGTAAGTATTTGATGTTTGAGCCCTGACTGTTTTTCAAGGTGCCAATTTGGCACCTTGAATTTTGCGCTTCTTGCTTGGTCAAGACGAACATAAAATCTGCGGGAAACCTAACTTTGTTCCGGTTAACCGCTCTTTTGAGTTGTTTGGTTTCCACACCGTACAGACTTGCTAAATCCCTATCCAACATTACTTTCTTGCCTCTAAGCAAAAATATTCTATTTTCAATAACTTCCGTAGTTACCAATGCTTCTGATTTTTTCATAATTCCACTCCTTTTTATTGCCAGCTTTTTTGCCAACTATTTATAGGTAATCATGCAAGAAAAATGCCAACTATGCTACAAGATTAGTCGAATTTTCTGCAACAATTTAATATTGCTTACGATAAATTATTAGATAAATCTTGCTATTACGGTACGACCGACAGCGACCTCAAGTCGCGGAGGAAGTACCTGTCGCATTGGCGACAGGTATAATTTAGAAAAAAGCGGGTAATAATATCCGCAGGAGAAAGAAATGAATAATTATTACTTGACAGTCACCCCCCCCCCCCCCCACTGTCGAACAGACAGTATCTAAATCGTTAATTTCCAATTTTAACTTTGCTTTACAAAGAGGTGATGCCTATGGGTGAAACCTCTGGTGTT includes these proteins:
- a CDS encoding ORF6N domain-containing protein is translated as MKKSEALVTTEVIENRIFLLRGKKVMLDRDLASLYGVETKQLKRAVNRNKVRFPADFMFVLTKQEAQNSRCQIGTLKNSQGSNIKYLPYAFTEHGILMLSSVLNSARAVSVNIQIMRIFVKLRKAIITHKNLQRKIAVIIRHQHSQDQKISSVVEVINKFFAPEKESPQKQWGFLPPTKKNQTGK